In the Brassica napus cultivar Da-Ae chromosome A7, Da-Ae, whole genome shotgun sequence genome, one interval contains:
- the LOC106353986 gene encoding binding partner of ACD11 1 isoform X1, with amino-acid sequence MSAAFIPMDQSQNNILMDSQPTTSSVKTVKISNVSLNVSKKELNEFFSFSGDIHYVEMRSETQETQLAYVTFKDPQGAETAMLLTGAVIADHRVSITPAVNYELPPEALALDSQEYSFNGFTVKKAEQVVSTMMERGYAVGKDAMEKAKAFDDKHNLVSNASATIASLDNKMGLSEKLSIGTTVVNEKLREVDERYQVREITKSALAAAEEKAISAGTALMANPYVSSGASWLSNAFGAVTKAVRAENGGEGRKEIVQLDDASPKAPAVVPVNSVDTDFTKPSF; translated from the exons ATGTCG GCTGCTTTCATTCCTATGGATCAATCTCAGAACAACATTCTCATGGATTCCCAGCCTACTACTTCCTCT GTGAAAACTGTGAAGATTAGCAATGTTTCACTCAATGTCTCCAAGAAAGAACTCAACgagttcttttctttctctggGGACATTCACTACGTGGAGATGCGAAG TGAGACGCAAGAAACTCAGCTTGCTTATGTTACTTTCAAGGATCCCCAAGGAGCAGAGACTGCTATGCTCTTAACG GGAGCTGTCATTGCTGATCATCGTGTCAGTATTACTCCTGCTGTTAACTACGAGCTGCCACCAGAAGCCCTTGCACTTGACTCG CAGGAATATTCATTCAATGGCTTCACTGTCAAGAAAGCTGAACAAGTGGTCAGCACCATGATGGAAAGAGGTTACGCTGTCGGCAAAGACGCCATGGAGAAAGCCAAAGCCTTTGACGACAAACACAACCTGGTCTCAAACGCTTCAGCAACCATCGCTTCCCTCGACAACAAGATGGGTTTGAGCGAGAAGCTAAGCATAGGAACTACCGTGGTGAACGAGAAGCTGAGAGAGGTTGACGAGCGGTATCAAGTGAGGGAGATCACAAAATCCGCTTTAGCAGCTGCTGAGGAGAAAGCGATCAGCGCAGGAACGGCTTTGATGGCGAATCCTTACGTGTCAAGCGGAGCTTCGTGGCTATCGAACGCCTTTGGTGCAGTGACAAAGGCCGTTAGGGCTGAGAATGGAGGAGAGGGTAGAAAGGAGATTGTCCAACTTGATGACGCTTCACCTAAAGCTCCTGCTGTTGTTCCTGTTAACTCGGTGGACACAGACTTCACCAAACCAAGTTTCTAA
- the LOC106353986 gene encoding binding partner of ACD11 1 isoform X2, with the protein MSAAFIPMDQSQNNILMDSQPTTSSVKTVKISNVSLNVSKKELNEFFSFSGDIHYVEMRSETQETQLAYVTFKDPQGAETAMLLTGAVIADHRVSITPAVNYELPPEALALDSEYSFNGFTVKKAEQVVSTMMERGYAVGKDAMEKAKAFDDKHNLVSNASATIASLDNKMGLSEKLSIGTTVVNEKLREVDERYQVREITKSALAAAEEKAISAGTALMANPYVSSGASWLSNAFGAVTKAVRAENGGEGRKEIVQLDDASPKAPAVVPVNSVDTDFTKPSF; encoded by the exons ATGTCG GCTGCTTTCATTCCTATGGATCAATCTCAGAACAACATTCTCATGGATTCCCAGCCTACTACTTCCTCT GTGAAAACTGTGAAGATTAGCAATGTTTCACTCAATGTCTCCAAGAAAGAACTCAACgagttcttttctttctctggGGACATTCACTACGTGGAGATGCGAAG TGAGACGCAAGAAACTCAGCTTGCTTATGTTACTTTCAAGGATCCCCAAGGAGCAGAGACTGCTATGCTCTTAACG GGAGCTGTCATTGCTGATCATCGTGTCAGTATTACTCCTGCTGTTAACTACGAGCTGCCACCAGAAGCCCTTGCACTTGACTCG GAATATTCATTCAATGGCTTCACTGTCAAGAAAGCTGAACAAGTGGTCAGCACCATGATGGAAAGAGGTTACGCTGTCGGCAAAGACGCCATGGAGAAAGCCAAAGCCTTTGACGACAAACACAACCTGGTCTCAAACGCTTCAGCAACCATCGCTTCCCTCGACAACAAGATGGGTTTGAGCGAGAAGCTAAGCATAGGAACTACCGTGGTGAACGAGAAGCTGAGAGAGGTTGACGAGCGGTATCAAGTGAGGGAGATCACAAAATCCGCTTTAGCAGCTGCTGAGGAGAAAGCGATCAGCGCAGGAACGGCTTTGATGGCGAATCCTTACGTGTCAAGCGGAGCTTCGTGGCTATCGAACGCCTTTGGTGCAGTGACAAAGGCCGTTAGGGCTGAGAATGGAGGAGAGGGTAGAAAGGAGATTGTCCAACTTGATGACGCTTCACCTAAAGCTCCTGCTGTTGTTCCTGTTAACTCGGTGGACACAGACTTCACCAAACCAAGTTTCTAA